Proteins encoded in a region of the Zea mays cultivar B73 chromosome 4, Zm-B73-REFERENCE-NAM-5.0, whole genome shotgun sequence genome:
- the LOC100284469 gene encoding uncharacterized LOC100284469 translates to MDSPVCSLSKTLEPSPMADLETLATPAPASASTKKKKKHSKKHKAASDAPTNVTVDASLMGGSSYVAAAPVVGYFPSGYDPLTTAAGAESAPGTQLFRHEKHPTWVDLVVRSPGGGHDFVGRSYAGEAAVPQVCDYALGVLDKASGTLRIVPIAGKKILRLEPHLEVQHPAHSQHSEVASEAASAAGNDELKVQDLTMMYGAKTDRDKDNKWRSLKEQRNDPSAYEDIDLGISETNVNANDRQEPVLVRNIPPYDPTADTSENAYLLDEIIPKSMREHLLEIVRHFESGEISSKGYGSFVSKRVHKLKELQGEDKKRFAWILSYIQHLLSLLARNGSMSNRKWKGRNENQISHGPATPQAVYRRLLFMFTEPGSSVMPTEKKELLTNYILVLTLFADDFRSNPSDICEDLKMTRQNLKPYYDQLGCKSVTEGAFKSTFMTLPAPLKFPKEVTRKRRRQ, encoded by the exons ATGGACAGCCCCGTTTGTTCACTTTCCAAAACCCTTGAGCCGTCACCAATGGCGGACCTCGAAACCCTAGCCACGCCCGCCCCTGCCTCTGCCTccaccaagaagaagaagaaacacTCCAAGAAGCACAAGGCCGCCAGTGACGCCCCCACCAATGTCACCGTCGACGCATCCCTTATGGGCGGTTCCTCCTACGTCGCGGCCGCCCCCGTGGTCGGCTACTTCCCCTCCGGGTACGACCCACTCACTACCGCTGCCGGGGCGGAGTCTGCCCCCGGCACCCAGCTCTTCCGGCACGAGAAGCATCCCACCTGGGTGGACCTCGTGGTCCGGAGCCCCGGCGGCGGACACGACTTCGTTGGCCGGAGCTATGCCGGTGAGGCCGCCGTGCCGCAGGTCTGCGACTACGCGCTTGGCGTCCTTGACAAGGCCTCCGGCACTCTCAGGATCGTGCCCATCGCTGGCAAAAAG ATTCTGAGGCTAGAGCCACATCTTGAAGTGCAGCATCCAGCGCATTCGCAGCACTCTGAGGTGGCATCAGAAGCGGCTTCAGCTGCAGGAAATGATGAATTGAAGGTTCAGGATCTGACAATGATGTATGGAGCCAAGACGGACAGGGACAAG GACAATAAGTGGAGATCGTTAAAGGAACAAAGGAATGATCCTTCCGCTTATGAGGACATTGATCTTGGAATATCAGAGACCAATGTCAACGCCAATGATAGGCAGGAACCTGTACTTGTTCGGAACATTCCACCTTATGATCCTACCGCAGATACATCAGAAAATGCATATCTTTTGGACGAGATTATTCCAAAGAGTATGCGGGAGCATCTTTTGGAAATTGTCCGTCATTTTGAATCAGGAGAAATCTCCTCAAAAGGCTATGGGAGTTTTGTCTCAAAACGTGTGCACAAGTTAAAGGAGCTTCAG GGTGAAGATAAAAAGAGGTTTGCTTGGATACTTTCCTACATCCAACATCTCCTATCTCTATTGGCGCGGAATGGCTCCATGTCCAATCGCAAATGGAAAGGCAGAAATGAAAACCAGATAAGCCATGGACCAGCAACCCCGCAGGCTGTATATCGCAGGCTGCTGTTCATGTTTACAGAACCGGGGTCCAGTGTCATGCCAACAGAGAAAAAAGAGCTTCTGACCAACTACATATTGGTCCTAACACTTTTTGCCGATGACTTCAGATCCAACCCCAGCGACATATGTGAGGACCTTAAAATGACCCGCCAAAATCTTAAACCATACTATGACCAGTTGGGATGCAAATCTGTGACAGAAGGTGCTTTTAAGTCTACTTTCATGACGCTCCCAGCCCCTCTCAAGTTCCCAAAGGAAGTTACGAGAAAGCGGCGACGGCAGTAG